A region of the Peredibacter starrii genome:
CTCGTTTCTTTTTCATTCATCGTCCTCACGGCAGAAATAAATTCTTCCACTTCGTAAGGTGAGACCTGTGGAAGCTTAGAAGACGGAACCATCGAGATATCTTTGACCTCTTTCAGAGGTACCACCACCAGGCAGTGATCATTTGAGTCTTCAGCGATAAGAGTTAATTGTCCTTCCAGGTGAAGAACGCGGCACGGGTGAACAATAAACGTTCGATTGTCATAAGTTGCTAAACAGAGAAGTTGTTTTTCAACAATGGCCGTGTCCAGTTGTTGAACCATGTACTGTTCCGATTCATTCAATTCTTGATCCCAGAGCTCGAGCTGATTCAGTAATTCCATAACCACCTTTATTGGACCATTCTCAGAAACTTTCTTACGGAGTGAATGCATCACCGCCGTATCCGCAGTCTTGTTCGCATGTAGCATTTTATGGATTTGCATCCATTCGCCAGGTGAAAGAGGAAGCATATACTGAATAGACTCCCCTTTAATATCCACCCAACATTCAGAATTTTGATGATAAATCTCGATACCC
Encoded here:
- a CDS encoding WYL domain-containing protein, which codes for MKSMKPDVWNKLVVLGEKQGAIRLSDLALEMGLGPEETLVFLRQVFPAGTGIEIYHQNSECWVDIKGESIQYMLPLSPGEWMQIHKMLHANKTADTAVMHSLRKKVSENGPIKVVMELLNQLELWDQELNESEQYMVQQLDTAIVEKQLLCLATYDNRTFIVHPCRVLHLEGQLTLIAEDSNDHCLVVVPLKEVKDISMVPSSKLPQVSPYEVEEFISAVRTMNEKETRLILKIHDPGTTNLFPEHHFLGKPCMITNPNGDLIWAAYVEPCEALYDWLLTLGKNVEILDPVKFKDDYLIYCEEKLRKIA